A genomic stretch from Brachyhypopomus gauderio isolate BG-103 unplaced genomic scaffold, BGAUD_0.2 sc60, whole genome shotgun sequence includes:
- the LOC143489237 gene encoding uncharacterized protein LOC143489237 isoform X2 → MEALLKKTCDQLLEAHKIYQHQVAKYKELMMTCQEKDEKIFKLENSLEQSIETASEYRAFVDGVKEEILHYRKKCKCLVNNGKEEVKDQEIQRLVQTLKKKDELLDQMQHEQHSLKEKVKELANDLMQQDLVYRNTVSTLETERAAATRLTAENQALSSKLVEFQQVTDYMSTKLQALETDLSIQTSTVIDLSEELQKAKALLRDGEEERTQQSRTISSLKLEVGELQQKNIKAIMTTLHEKSRKIEALETELSRTRKEMEKVLEELRQDRCTALSEQAQEEVLKLQKQMCDDQDQIKTLRADLLQKEYNISYLQSEMRQANTRIAVLQKEVQTLAEALWEHRTKRVDAEGERDRALSALWNQEQTIAQLKTEQVGSQQTLRKYWETCQREYFNTNTPQYSSTSADTVRRSQRLQRRLLL, encoded by the exons ATGGAAGCGTTGCTCAAGAAAACATGCGACCAGCTACTGGAAGCCCACAAG ATTTATCAGCATCAGGTGGCGAAATATAAGGAGCTCATGATGACTTGCCAGGAAAAAGATGAAAAGATCTTCAAGTTGGAGAATTCTTTAGAGCAAAGTATTGAGACAGCGTCTGAATAC AGGGCCTTTGTTGATGGCGTTAAAGAGGAAATATTGCATTATAGAAAAAAATGCAAGTGTTTGGTCAACAATGGCAAGGAGGAGGTGAAAGACCAGGAAATCCAGCGGCTTGTGCAGACTTTGAAAAAGAAAGACGAGCTTCTGGACCAGATGCAGCACGAGCAGCATTCACTAAAGGAGAAGGTGAAGGAACTTGCCAATGATCTGATGCAGCAGGACCTGGTGTACAGAAACACCGTCTCCAcgctggagacagagagggcagcaGCCACCCGTCTCACTGCTGAGAATCAGGCTTTGTCCAGTAAGCTCGTCGAGTTCCAGCAGGTCACCGATTACATGAGCACCAAGCTCCAAGCACTGGAGACTGATTTAAGTATCCAGACAAGCACAGTGATTGATCTTTCTGAGGAACTTCAGAAAGCCAAAGCTCTTCTCAGGGATGGTGAAGAAGAGCGTACCCAGCAGTCCAGGACCATCAGCTCCTTGaagctggaggtgggggagcTCCAGCAGAAGAACATCAAAGCAATCATGACAACTTTACATGAGAAGAGCCGGAAGATCGAGGCCCTGGAGACAGAGCTGAGCCGCACCAGAAAGGAGATGGAGAAAGTCCTTGAGGAGCTGAGGCAAGACAGATGCACTGCCCTGAGCGAACAGGCCCAGGAGGAGGTTTTAAA GCTCCAGAAGCAGATGTGTGATGACCAGGATCAAATCAAGACCTTACGTGCTGATCTGCTGCAGAAGGAGTACAACATCTCGTATCTCCAATCAGAGATGCGTCAGGCCAACACCCGTATTGCCGTGCTGCAGAAAGAG GTACAGACCCTGGCTGAAGCTCTCTGGGAGCACAGAACCAAGAGAGTTGAcgcggagggagagagggacagagctcTCAGCGCCTTGTGGAATCAAGAACAGACCATTGCGCAGCTGAAGACT GAGCAGGTTGGGTCGCAACAAACTCTCCGGAAATACTGGGagacgtgtcagcgtgagtactTTAACACAAACACCCCACAGTACAGCAGTACTAGTGCTGACACCGTGAGAAGGAGCCAACGGTTGCAGAGACGCCTTCTGCTTTAG
- the LOC143489237 gene encoding uncharacterized protein LOC143489237 isoform X1, whose amino-acid sequence MKEMEALLKKTCDQLLEAHKIYQHQVAKYKELMMTCQEKDEKIFKLENSLEQSIETASEYRAFVDGVKEEILHYRKKCKCLVNNGKEEVKDQEIQRLVQTLKKKDELLDQMQHEQHSLKEKVKELANDLMQQDLVYRNTVSTLETERAAATRLTAENQALSSKLVEFQQVTDYMSTKLQALETDLSIQTSTVIDLSEELQKAKALLRDGEEERTQQSRTISSLKLEVGELQQKNIKAIMTTLHEKSRKIEALETELSRTRKEMEKVLEELRQDRCTALSEQAQEEVLKLQKQMCDDQDQIKTLRADLLQKEYNISYLQSEMRQANTRIAVLQKEVQTLAEALWEHRTKRVDAEGERDRALSALWNQEQTIAQLKTEQVGSQQTLRKYWETCQREYFNTNTPQYSSTSADTVRRSQRLQRRLLL is encoded by the exons ATGAAag AAATGGAAGCGTTGCTCAAGAAAACATGCGACCAGCTACTGGAAGCCCACAAG ATTTATCAGCATCAGGTGGCGAAATATAAGGAGCTCATGATGACTTGCCAGGAAAAAGATGAAAAGATCTTCAAGTTGGAGAATTCTTTAGAGCAAAGTATTGAGACAGCGTCTGAATAC AGGGCCTTTGTTGATGGCGTTAAAGAGGAAATATTGCATTATAGAAAAAAATGCAAGTGTTTGGTCAACAATGGCAAGGAGGAGGTGAAAGACCAGGAAATCCAGCGGCTTGTGCAGACTTTGAAAAAGAAAGACGAGCTTCTGGACCAGATGCAGCACGAGCAGCATTCACTAAAGGAGAAGGTGAAGGAACTTGCCAATGATCTGATGCAGCAGGACCTGGTGTACAGAAACACCGTCTCCAcgctggagacagagagggcagcaGCCACCCGTCTCACTGCTGAGAATCAGGCTTTGTCCAGTAAGCTCGTCGAGTTCCAGCAGGTCACCGATTACATGAGCACCAAGCTCCAAGCACTGGAGACTGATTTAAGTATCCAGACAAGCACAGTGATTGATCTTTCTGAGGAACTTCAGAAAGCCAAAGCTCTTCTCAGGGATGGTGAAGAAGAGCGTACCCAGCAGTCCAGGACCATCAGCTCCTTGaagctggaggtgggggagcTCCAGCAGAAGAACATCAAAGCAATCATGACAACTTTACATGAGAAGAGCCGGAAGATCGAGGCCCTGGAGACAGAGCTGAGCCGCACCAGAAAGGAGATGGAGAAAGTCCTTGAGGAGCTGAGGCAAGACAGATGCACTGCCCTGAGCGAACAGGCCCAGGAGGAGGTTTTAAA GCTCCAGAAGCAGATGTGTGATGACCAGGATCAAATCAAGACCTTACGTGCTGATCTGCTGCAGAAGGAGTACAACATCTCGTATCTCCAATCAGAGATGCGTCAGGCCAACACCCGTATTGCCGTGCTGCAGAAAGAG GTACAGACCCTGGCTGAAGCTCTCTGGGAGCACAGAACCAAGAGAGTTGAcgcggagggagagagggacagagctcTCAGCGCCTTGTGGAATCAAGAACAGACCATTGCGCAGCTGAAGACT GAGCAGGTTGGGTCGCAACAAACTCTCCGGAAATACTGGGagacgtgtcagcgtgagtactTTAACACAAACACCCCACAGTACAGCAGTACTAGTGCTGACACCGTGAGAAGGAGCCAACGGTTGCAGAGACGCCTTCTGCTTTAG